ATTTTGGTGACAATGGCATCAGCAGTGGTAGCAACCATAGATAGGCAGTGAGTGTTGCTGTCAGACCGCCATgaattgtttaggctagcggGCTGGTAGTGAGGGTTTTGCATGAGAGGGttttgcgagagtgagagataaggaatttctagttttacagattttattcagcaaCGATTACGAACAAAACCAGACTTCAAACAAGGATCCAATCGTTCAAAATGAACTCTATATGTCTCAAACAAACTGACCAAAATTTGCtcacgatccaacggttcaaattCTGACAATCAATAATTTTGTGGAAGCTATCGCCTGAAAAATTGAATTGCTTTCTCCCCTGATTTTTTGGTCTCTTTTCactcttatttaattttggaaaaatctaaattcttttatttttttttcaattttgaaaagaaaattaaaaatattattttcacaaTATTCTTCAAAATCGCCGAAAGATTCAATCTCAGAGTTAAATAAAAGTCCAAATTAAAATCTATTTCCTATCCAATATTCATCTGGGTATAAATCTATCGTTCAAGAAAACCAATAGATAGATTAAGATTTTGATCCATGCAAGACTACCACAGTGCGTCTGGCCTTATTACACAAAATAATTCTCCTTTACGCATAGATTATATTTACGAGTGAACTATTCACATACCACAGATACATCACTAtgtgaaattcaaattagaCCTGTTTTTTTTTAAGCTTGGCCAAACACCCAGTATATAGAGAGATCCCCACTTAGAATCCTAATCTGAGGTCTGTGTGATTGAGTGGCAATgaaatctttttcaatttttgcccAGAATAATTAAGTATCCAGATTTATAGATAATAAGTCCACTAATATGactatattaatttatattcaacCATGATTCAAGAATAAACCGTGTGTGTTAACCAAACATTGTTTTAACTAATCCCGCCATATACGATAAAATTTGTAGATACCCTACATTTATAAACTCTATGAGAATATATATAAGTTTTGGCACCTGAATTTTATTTAAcccaataaaattttcaataataatgtACTAAGTAATTTAAGGTAACTTTCACTGAAAAGATAAATCGTCTTTGATGTATACACTAATCAAGTTCctatatatttaaacatttatcaataatattattgcctttcacaactaaaaTCCTAAAATTGGTTGGTGATAAACTTACCTGACATATATGATTCTTAGCGAAATAGTAAAAGAGTTTTATAAGGGAAAAATATCATCTAATGAAGATAAgacaattcaaatttatttctatAGGCTAGGGGccaaaagttttattttaaaaaaaaaaaaaaaaattggaaaacaaatgAAGATGCATGATAATAATTGAATAACTTGCATAAATGGATTTCTACAATTGCTTGTATAACTTGTATTATATTTTTGACTCAATCCTATGTCTATATAAACATCAATGGTTGCAAAAGCAATTATACAGAAGAAGTGAGAATTGTTCAACCATGGCTGCCTTTCTCCTTCTCATTCTTGTCTTTCTCACTCACTCCCAATTAGGACTCAATCAAGGTAAAAACCCTTCTATCTTTCTTGTTTCTTTGGACTCactcttcttcttgttcaagactcgactTATCATTTTGATTCATgtactttaaattttgttcaattttagtctttgtacttttaataaaaatcttaaatttagttcttcaaagttataattttatcgaaattggttaaataataagaggcaattgcaactttaattaaaaaaattgaaaattgggtcCGTGTTAGGTTTTGCTTTTTTGCAAACATATCAAAAAAACTTCCGCctgaaaatttgattgttatttgatttctatgtgattgttatgtgattcctatctgatttctatgtgattgttatgtgattgtcacacctacaattacaaaaaagttgaagtcatgACTTTGGTTTCCTAAAATGTATTTGTCATACAATTCAATTTCTCGAATAATAACAAGAAATTtcatacaataaaatgaaaatatgatAATGTgtctttaaaatttatagtaaaaatgttaatataaataattagattttttttttttttttaaagattcaacaataaactaatagtagggactaaatttaagatttatataaACTAGtagtaaaaactaaatttaagatttattgaaagtacatgGTTTAGAATTGAAcgtttgaaaatataattactAAAATAGAACATGTCTAAAAGTAAGAAGACTAAAATGAGATTTTAAccttattattatattttgtttttttttttttcttttttagtaaaTGGGTATGAGAATTCAGATCTCCGTTCTCAAAGAATGAATATATATGAATTACCACTTAACTATGCTCACTTTGACATTAAGATATGTACTAATGCATGTTCTATTATATCATTGATTGTCATGCATATTTTATCTAAAATACATAAGTCTCCGTAAAAGAGTTAAAAGGTCCATTCGATAACAATTTCGGTTCAATTTTttctaatcattttttttaccatatttTACTCTAGTTTTCATGTTCCCAAATTtctgggaaaaaaaaacaaagtttttataaacgatttttttctttttttaattaatttgacttagttttttttatatatataatatttttaaccgtaggtaacaaaagaaaaaaatgattgatgaataagtagtgtttataagttCTGTTTTCAAAAGTCAATATTGAAAGACCAAATTGTTAGCAATAAGCTCTTActacttgttttttatttcacttttttAATATTAGTTGTTAGATGGAAATTGATAGATATACTTTTGGATTTAGtaaattaattcttaaaaattaattgcATGAAGGCAAACTTGATTCCATTTTTcctaaaacaattaaaaaaaaagaaaaaaattcaaaaaaattatttcaaagttTCACCATTTGTCTTCTTATATATAATTACTCAATTTGTTCTATTAAATAcattgagataaaaaaaatgtacttTCATCGAAGTGATGGTTTAATCCATATATATAGAATGTAAAGTTTTGGTCCTTATATagtatatttcaaaataaataggACTAGTTATATAATTGTCTAAAATTTTCTGTTTTTACTTGAATAGTTTAATTGGCTATTATTTTACACAAAAGTCTTGTCCAATTTACCATTTGTACTATATAATTGATAGGTATATGAACaggataatttatattatatatcgaCATATACACCAAACAATATATgcgatatatatttatatttttcattatatttgTAGACAAACCAAAAACTAAACTATGGTATATGTGATGCATATTTACATTTGTTAACTATATTACcagtatatttgatatatacttgATATTTCAATTAAGATATGGACGGTTTTTACTTAggaatatagaaaaaaataaacaaaacttcctaaaatgaaggaaacattaattttaaatatcatgGTGTTAAATGAATatcatccaaaattaataaataacaaagatatagtcaaaattcaaaaatgatgttattaaagaaagaattaaatatttcaaaaattgattgaTGAGATATAATCTAATTAATGGTGCTTCGAAATATAAAATctctatataattaattctaaattcgaaaatgatatatattttattttaaaatataacaaaattaaaagagaatcTATGAAAAGGTTAAATTGTCCCAAAATGTTGCTTAAATCTATTTAtgaaatattacaaaattttaggatattgataaaatataagtTATGTATAGCAAGCTgatttcctaaatctttttacattcattttataacaacttactcCTCACCTTTAGtaagtaataatttaatcatttAGTTTTACTCACTCAATTTACTCATTGTATATCAACCTAGTCGAGATGGTCGGATGCAACTTATTGATTCTTTCATCCTTTTAACTTCttgttcaaaagaaattttgatccttaatttataatttttataacttagtctatatcaaaaaaaaaaaaaaaaatcacattaagGGTGAAGTATCTATTCTTTATTATGTTATGATTTAGTTTCGGTAATATGTAGAATATAAACACATTCGATCTCGAAGTGGTTTACCCTTTTACACATGAAGAAAAATCTAttaattcttaaaaatattttaagatatAAAGATATTAATccctaaaattatatttatatgaagtTATGTGTTTTGTTTAGATGTTAGCTACATGAAATTTGTACGCAATGCTAGTGAGTTtccagaaaaagaagaatatgACTACATAATAGTAGGTGGAGGAACAACAGGATGCCCATTAGCTGCAACGTTATCAAAAAATTTCTCTACCCTCCTCATTGAAAGAGGCAGTGAACCCAGTAAATATCCCTCTGTATTGAacgaacaagagttgttaaacgTTTTCACTGTTGAAGATGACGGTAAAAATCCCTTCAACCGGTTCATTTCCGAAGACGGTGTCGAGAACATAAGAGGGCGGATTCTTGGTGGCACCAGCATGATCAATGGCGGCGTGTACTCGAGAGCGAATCCAGAGTTCTTCAAAACACAATTAGGGATGCAAGAATTGGACATGGAAATGGTGGAGAAGGCATATCAATGGGTTGAAGAGGCTATAGTGTATAAACCAAGTTTGAATCTTTGGCAAGCTGCTTTTAGAAGATTCCTTGTTGAAGGTGGAGTTCAGCCTGATAATGGGTTTGATTTAAGAGACATTGTTGGGACTAAAATTTCAGGTTCTATCTTTGATGAGAATGGGATTAGACATGGAGCTGTGGAGCTTTTAAATAAGGCTAAACCTACAAATCTCAAAGTTGCTGTCCAGGCTACAGTTCAAAGAATTCTCTTCTCTGGTTAGTGTTAGTGCATATagcgtttgttcaattttaatctctgtatttttaattttccaattttagtctctatagttttttataaatcttaaataaTTTATTCCGAATACtagtttgttattattttttttttttgttacccTATagtatttttactataaattttaaaagcaGATTCAcctagttttaaaaaaaataaacaaatagtaAATTATGTAATTATGTTTTGGAGGAAGATGTAGAGTTTAATTCTATGGATTATAATTAGAAATTACTTTATATGttggaaaattcttataaataaaaaaaaaatctcaaaaatatttatattttatagcaaaaagttccaaaagtgtttgtattttttgaacttttttctataaattgtaaatatttttaaatatttttttatatttaaaaagttccCTTCTATGTTTTCATAAAACTCTAAGGAAAACTACATATTTATGAGGGTTTTTTTCTTAATCAAACTATAGGACTACCCCttcattatttttatcaaaccataaaaactaaaacttttaaaaccatggtGTATAAATTCTAGCTTTTGTCAAACTATAGgaatcaattttataatttaataaaaaagaaacgCTACATTTTGACTTCTTgcataagaaaaataaaatttattttagttttggaaCTATTAAAAACAAATCATGTTAGATTGTTGGTATAACTATTTTCTTGAATATAATGGTGAATTTAAATACTTTATCGACCGTTTCTATATTTTATATAGGTTTATCAGCAAGAGGAGTTTTGTATTCAGATTCAAAAGGAAAATTACACACAGCATTCATCCGTGAAAAAGGAGAGATAATTCTAAGTGCTGGAGCTCTTGGAAGTCCTCAACTTCTCCTTCTAAGTGGGGTTGGCCCAAAATCTTATCTTTCGTCCTTAAAACTAC
This DNA window, taken from Benincasa hispida cultivar B227 chromosome 6, ASM972705v1, whole genome shotgun sequence, encodes the following:
- the LOC120079228 gene encoding (R)-mandelonitrile lyase 3-like translates to MDFYNCLYNLYYIFDSILCLYKHQWLQKQLYRRSENCSTMAAFLLLILVFLTHSQLGLNQDVSYMKFVRNASEFPEKEEYDYIIVGGGTTGCPLAATLSKNFSTLLIERGSEPSKYPSVLNEQELLNVFTVEDDGKNPFNRFISEDGVENIRGRILGGTSMINGGVYSRANPEFFKTQLGMQELDMEMVEKAYQWVEEAIVYKPSLNLWQAAFRRFLVEGGVQPDNGFDLRDIVGTKISGSIFDENGIRHGAVELLNKAKPTNLKVAVQATVQRILFSGLSARGVLYSDSKGKLHTAFIREKGEIILSAGALGSPQLLLLSGVGPKSYLSSLKLRVVLNQPHVGQFMSDNPRFGIILALSFRLAFSSSKVIGISQNNSYYFQSIASTTPLSIPPLFSIFPPNSTSLTTTSLATIGGKFSKISSFGSLHLNSSTDVKNNPIVRFNYYSHPDDLAKCVRGVRKVGDFLKTPTIENIKTRDLEGNKTLQFVGLPLPENLSDDTLVGEFCKKTVTSYWHYHGGCLVGKVVDSNYSVIGIKNLRVLDGSTFAVSPGSNPTATLMMLARYVGLRMLQQRGV